The stretch of DNA AAACCGGCCTTCAGCATGAGCAACCGGTAGATGAATGATTGTTTTGGAATTGAGGAAACGGGTAAAGACATTGTGTTGATAATTATCGGCCAAACGCATGTTGACCCAGCTGTTATAGAACCCTGTGCCAAGAATTTTACCTTCCTGGATGCGTTTATTCTCAGTAAGAGCGACCTCCCCATAGCCAGGGATCATGCCTGATTCGACGAGAATTTGTGCGCCATTACAAATACCTAAAACTGGCTTTCCTTTTAAACTTTGTTTTTTAAGGTCATTTAAAACAGGATCAAGTGCTGCGATAATTCCTGCCCGCGAACGATCTTCGTAGGAAAAGCCGCCTATTAATACATAACCATCCAGGGTTTCCAGCTTATGCAGCGGTTCATTCCACAAAAATTCTACAGGCTCCATTTTGGCCCGTTTGATTGCGAGAGCAGTTTCCCGTTCACAGTTTGAACCAGGGAATTGAATCAGGCCGATGCGGATCATAATAGAGTGACCTCTCTGTTACCGTGAGTTATACGTCCGATCTCGTACAGGGGGAAATCAGGAAATGCCTTTAAGGTTTCGCAAATGGCTGTTTGGGCTTCAGGAGCAAAAACCAAAACCATTCCCGCACCCATGTTGAACGTGCGATAGAGCTCTTGATCATCTAAACGGCTAAGGCGTCGCAGCAGATTGAACAGGGGTAGTTGGGGAATCTTATTTTTGTTTATTTGCGCAGCACAGCCAGCCGGCAATACCCGTGGAAGATTCTCAAGCAAGCCGCCACCAGTAATATGCGCCATTCCTTTTATGGGCATATTATTAGCAAGCAGATGCAGAATGGGTTTGGTGTAGTTGATATGTGGAGTCAGCAGCTCTTCGCCAAGGCTTTGATCAAAATCCTGAAAATGAGAGTTCACATCATAGGCGGCGACATCAAAAAATAATTTCCTGGCCAGAGTATAGCCATTCGTATGAAGCCCGCTTGAGGCAAAACAGGCAACAATATCGCCTTCACTGATAGTTTGTCCTAAAATCGCTTTGTCTTTTTCTACAACGCCCGTAATAATGCCCACAAGATCAAGCTCGCCTGGGCAATAGGTTCCCGGCATTTCTGCCATCTCCCCACCGACCAGTGAAATATCATTATCACGGCAGGCACTCACCATGCCTTTGATAATATCCTCAATTATTAATGGGTTTAATTTGTCATTTGCAATATAATCGAGCAAGGTCAGCGGTTTGGCGCCTAAAACAATTATGTCGTTGGCAGTAGCGCTCACCAAATCCATACCGATAGTGTCAAATTTTTGCATCATTCTGGCGACCATCATTTTGGTTCCTACGCCATCGATGCTTTGTACCAACACAGGATGTTTATACTGTTCCAACAGAGATTTTAAATCGTACATGGAGGCGAAATTACCGATACCGGTTAAAACCTGTTTGGAAAAAGTACTTTCAACTGCATTTTTGATACGCTTAACGGCCTGATTACCTGCCTCTACATCCACACCTGCTGTTTTATAATCGATGCTTGTCATGATAAAAGCCTTTTGCGTAAACCATTAGTCCAGGCCGAACGAGCGTCTTCGACAGCCATATTGATCAGGGAATTAATTTTTAAGCAGGAAGCCTGGGTAGTTTTACCGATCACCTGAGGATTCACCTGATATTCGGCAAATAAATTAAGAAAAGCTTCAAGAGCATCAGGAGATACTTCCAGGATAAAACCACCGGTTTCTCCAAACAGTAATTTATCGGCGGCGAGGGAATCTGTTAAATTTACATCAGCACCGATGCCAAATCTAAAGCTCATTTGTGCCAGTGCGATGGCGATGCCGCCTCGGGAAATTGCTGATGCCGAGAGGATCAGGCTCTGCTGAATAGCCTGATAGACTGCAATAAATTCCTGCCCAATTTTTTCCAGATCAGGTTTGGGTAAACGATTACCCAGCTTGTGCTGTGTTTGATAGTAAACACTGCCTCCGCATTCGTCACGCCGTGCACCTACCATAATCAGAATGGAACCGGCTTGCTGGAAGAAATGTGTTAAAGCCTTGCCAGCATCAGGCATGGCACCTGCGCAACTGATAATTGGACTGGCTGGAATAGAGCTTCTGGTTGATTCGTTGTAAAGCGATA from Legionella quinlivanii encodes:
- the purM gene encoding phosphoribosylformylglycinamidine cyclo-ligase, whose product is MTSIDYKTAGVDVEAGNQAVKRIKNAVESTFSKQVLTGIGNFASMYDLKSLLEQYKHPVLVQSIDGVGTKMMVARMMQKFDTIGMDLVSATANDIIVLGAKPLTLLDYIANDKLNPLIIEDIIKGMVSACRDNDISLVGGEMAEMPGTYCPGELDLVGIITGVVEKDKAILGQTISEGDIVACFASSGLHTNGYTLARKLFFDVAAYDVNSHFQDFDQSLGEELLTPHINYTKPILHLLANNMPIKGMAHITGGGLLENLPRVLPAGCAAQINKNKIPQLPLFNLLRRLSRLDDQELYRTFNMGAGMVLVFAPEAQTAICETLKAFPDFPLYEIGRITHGNREVTLL